A segment of the Vespula pensylvanica isolate Volc-1 chromosome 9, ASM1446617v1, whole genome shotgun sequence genome:
GAACCAGCGGTAACGCGAGCATCCGGGAAAACGCGAACGCCCAGGCGGAAGTCGGCGTACTCCCTAGCTACGTAACCGGTACCGTTAACGCTTATTCCAGGTCGAGGTGGTGGCAGAACGGTCACGTATGATTGCACGGTAGGTACTGGCAGTTGAGAATTCTCGTTACCCTCGCATATCACCGCCGTGTCGAGACGGAAATTTCGCCGACCAGGAGTTGGGAAACGCCGTGTGTTAGAATATCCTATACGACGGAGAAGAGTCTCGACGTTCGTACGATTATCGCCGTCTATGCGTACCTCCGTTAAATCGGAATTGGTGAGCAACTGTGTACCTGGCTGAAGCAAGTCCATGGACGGTACGTGTAAGCCCTCCTGGCAACGTCTCAAACAGGATAATACGTCGGGTTTTTCGTTACGACCTACGAGAACCGAGAGTCCAGCGAGATAGCCACGGAAGTGATGTTTCGTTCTATTATCCGAACCCTGCCAACAAGCTCCGACGACAAGCATCGTATTTACGCCCTTCGCAGGATGCAAAGGCCAATCGTCGATAACCTCGGGATTCTTTTCGTCCGTACGCCATTCCTCGCCATCGACAAAAAGACTTACGCGTGGGAAGTCGACTTGTATGGCATAATGATGCCACTTATCGTCGCATACTTGACCGAGCTTCCAACGCCACTCAGCCGGACGGAAGATGTTTGGATCGCCTTCGGAGAAGTCTCGTCGGAGTAACAAGATCAGCCTGCAATTTCTTATGAACAAAGCGTAATGATGCCTGTTCATCTCTGCAACGAGAACAAAAGCGTGTTATTATCCTTGACTGAGAAATACAtcaacttaaaaaaaaaaaaaagaaaaagagaagagagatagaaattaaaaaaagaaaaaaaaaagaggaaagccTCGGAGACTCACTATGATCGTCTGCGGCGCAAAGAATATGTTCCTTAACGTGGGGATCTTGCCTCAATCTTGGACGATGTTTCACCCAAGCACTGATGGTGAACTTTTGTGCCAGAGAATGTTCGAGTACGTTATTGGGTACGATCGCAGCGGAATCGACGCCATCGAACTCGAAAATTTCGTCGGCTTCCCGACCTTCGTCGCGTGACAAAGAGGCGGTCCATGATGTGGTCGGTCCTGGTGTCGGTAAAAGATCGACGCTCTCGTGCGAGGCACCGCAAAGTTTTCGTTGGCTTCGTACAGTGTAAGTATCACGATCGCAACCCTTTCCTATGTGATCGGTTACGAGATTCAAAGTAGCTCGGACGTTACGTAATATGCATGGTGCGTCACAAAGGTCCAGTTTTGCCGATGGTAAAAGCGGTTGAGATCCTGAACCAGCAGCATAGTCCACTCTCTCTGGAATACCTCTCCAGCCTGGTGTACACACTCGATTCACCTTGATAGTCACCATGGCTGGTGCTGATTGTTTCATTCCACAATCATAGGCAACCACGCTCAGAATGTAATTGTGGGAACGCTCGTAATCCAATGGCTCTGTGTTACGTATAGCACCTTCATTGTCAATAATGAACGGCTGGTCCGCTGTTAGGATCTCGTATTTGCATATGTCCCCGAATTTCGGAGTGCAATCTCTGTCGGAGGCTTCGACGCGTACTACCTCTTCGTAAAGCCGTCCTTCATCAACGGTGCTAACGTAAGCTGGTTGGAGAAACTGTGGTGCGTATTCGTTAACATCGACCACTGTGATATGAACCGTTGCACTGAAATAACATCGACgtgattctttttatcttgatgaagcaaaaaaagaaaagaaaaataaacggaaagagagaaagagaaaaagagaatttcaaaagaaaaatatctatacgATACTAATAAGAAATTTCTCAAAAAGAATCATTTCATTCCCATTTAACGGTATTAGCGCAAAGCCACCTGACTTTGGCATTTTGCCGCGAGAGAGACTCGATCTATCGACCCAAATATTTAACTTCATTTCTTAAGCAAACGTTCAAGGGTTAAAACGATGCATATACATTCGCTCcatcgaaatatttccttcgtttctatcTAAACGTTCTCTAAAGTActatatttaagtatatatatttaagtatatgcAAAACATACTTCTCAGACTGTCCTCCGGAACAACCAACAGCTGCGATATCGAATTTGTAATTACGTCGTTTTTCACAATTCAAAACTCGAAGAGCCCTCAGCTCGGccattcccttttcttttaaaacgatttcgaaaggTGCCTCGCCATGATGTTTATTCGCAATACGAAAAGAGCACACTTTAGCTCCTAAAGCTCTTATCTGTGGAGTCACCTCAACGAGAGTTTCATTCTCCTTGACCAGGCCGTGATAACCGCTCTCGAGACTTTCAAGATCCAATCGCGGAACTAGGAACATAcgcataagaaaaaaaaaaaaacaaaaaacgcATATATATTAGGACATTTTTTAACTTcgttataaattcatatatatgtacatacatacgtacatacatacatacatacatatatatatatatgtgtgtatataattatcttcatTGTTTTAAAATGTGTATTTTTAATCTCAATGCCTCTTTTAATACCAGAggttattacaaaataatccaatccaatcaaaaaatatatcaaaattaattacaaaatactCGTTATCCATATTCAGATATGACAAacagaataaatagaaagttaatcgagaaagaatttttcggtCTCATTTAAAGATATCGTTATCGCAATGCAACATTTCTgcaaatataaatcgataaggAATAGTTGGTTATcagtaaattattttagataataacagagatagaattatttattatcgagaaaTCGCGCCGCGTCCCGGGAGATCTTTTGAAATTGTCTAATTTTACTTCGactatttttccttctattctttttccaacCCCCCCTTGCCTGTCCTCCCCCACCCCTCTCGAACAAAATTAAGCTCGGCCTGATTCACGCgcttagatatatattttgtttccatGATTCGTCCCGGAAATCCTTGGTCAAATCGTCTCGTCATCGTTGAAATTGGTCAAATAGAGATTGGAGTAATATATTCGTTCTTGCTTTTCTTCGCCCCTTTTCATGGTCTATCGACCGCCCCAGCGCGCGGTGCATTGCTTATATCGGAGCACCTATCGAGGAGACCGGTCAATGAATTCGCCATAACAGTTTCGGGCGATGCAGGTGctatagagagtgagagagagagagagagagagagagaaagagagacagaaagaaaaaagagaaagaccgatcgacagacagacagacagacatacagacatacatacatacatacatacagacatacatacagacatacatacggatagacggacagacagatagacagacaaacggacggacagacagacagacagacagcagatagatagatagatagacggacaAACAGATAGACAaggcaaaaagagaaagaaaaagacagagagagaaaggaaaagagacagaaagaaagatggatggatgaaagGAGATAACGAGGGGAGGGACTAAATGAAAAGGATCGCACCTGCAAAGGTATCGCCTATTATAATTGTACGTTCTTTTGTATAAAATCTCAtaggatatatttaataaaaaaataaaaaagtaaaaaaagcaTTGAGGCCAATCGTAAACGTATTGAAAGTAACTCTCTAAGCCATTATGAAAGAACGATTAAATGTAGGACACAcggtatagagagagagagaaatgaaatcaCCTCCATGATCGTTGAAGGAAGTCGGTGTTGACTCGATGCTAGCGTGGGAGACACTTAGGGTCAGCCCAAAAAACACAACACTCGCCGCAAAAATCATCGTTTATTCCAGAATATTCCTCCGAAATATTATACTATCTCGATCCTCCGACCGATATATTTCGCTTTATCACTCGCGcaatatcgtatttttttataaggaCATTACCAGCTATCGCGCGACTTGCTCGCGACACCAAGCACAATCGCGAAGTCAATATTTGAGAGGAATATCGATTTGTCAGAGAGTGTGACTCTAATTTGTGCCGCTACGCGACCGATGGCGACACAGGCGATTCGTCTTCCCCGTcaggaaataaaaaactattaGATGTATAAATAGATGTGTTATAAAATGTACTGCACAAATGTGTGTCCAATTATTGTAAGAAATACTCacgatcatttattattttttcttggcttcttttcccctttttttttatctttttcttttcttttcttttttttttttttgtacgtcagagataatagaaaaaagtcattcgttattataatcgtacgtttcataaataatttttcgaatgatTGATCagggtaaaaaaaagaaaa
Coding sequences within it:
- the LOC122631820 gene encoding calsyntenin-1 — its product is MIFAASVVFFGLTLSVSHASIESTPTSFNDHGVPRLDLESLESGYHGLVKENETLVEVTPQIRALGAKVCSFRIANKHHGEAPFEIVLKEKGMAELRALRVLNCEKRRNYKFDIAAVGCSGGQSENATVHITVVDVNEYAPQFLQPAYVSTVDEGRLYEEVVRVEASDRDCTPKFGDICKYEILTADQPFIIDNEGAIRNTEPLDYERSHNYILSVVAYDCGMKQSAPAMVTIKVNRVCTPGWRGIPERVDYAAGSGSQPLLPSAKLDLCDAPCILRNVRATLNLVTDHIGKGCDRDTYTVRSQRKLCGASHESVDLLPTPGPTTSWTASLSRDEGREADEIFEFDGVDSAAIVPNNVLEHSLAQKFTISAWVKHRPRLRQDPHVKEHILCAADDHKMNRHHYALFIRNCRLILLLRRDFSEGDPNIFRPAEWRWKLGQVCDDKWHHYAIQVDFPRVSLFVDGEEWRTDEKNPEVIDDWPLHPAKGVNTMLVVGACWQGSDNRTKHHFRGYLAGLSVLVGRNEKPDVLSCLRRCQEGLHVPSMDLLQPGTQLLTNSDLTEVRIDGDNRTNVETLLRRIGYSNTRRFPTPGRRNFRLDTAVICEGNENSQLPVPTVQSYVTVLPPPRPGISVNGTGYVAREYADFRLGVRVFPDARVTAGSAARLDACAVSVYPSLNPDHESLGLPGDALRRFRSISARVDRDGVVLSGADTPYNYQQLIRLIMYTNRKPAYYLDRVFKLTCSELSGRFASNEYVQTLAVIHPKEKTTVLPHSSSGEPPIARIVEPVPGHIQVSPHHAEIPEGYATSVIREGRRTIGGAGGSHAVTIVAAACIGFLLLMAIVGAARVRGAAKRRRSAGDELAAETEMAWDDSALAITVNPMDRLTEHESHQSHRDEDVDDSGSSDSEDGSFRDDDIDSSDCENDCDLNNGRHRRHNSPHDLEWDHRDV